The Glycine soja cultivar W05 chromosome 8, ASM419377v2, whole genome shotgun sequence genome has a window encoding:
- the LOC114423678 gene encoding putative lipid-transfer protein DIR1, producing the protein MEQKKFVALLMVVVVMASSMWKGSKGLSLCNMDEGGLEACKPSVTQPNPVDPSPDCCKALAGADLKCLCSYKNSSELPFLGIDRTLATSLPAKCNLTPPDNCS; encoded by the coding sequence ATGGAACAAAAGAAGTTTGTGGCACTATTAATGGTGGTTGTGGTAATGGCTTCTTCTATGTGGAAAGGGTCCAAAGGTCTTAGTCTCTGTAACATGGATGAAGGTGGATTGGAGGCTTGCAAGCCCTCAGTGACTCAGCCAAACCCAGTTGATCCATCCCCTGATTGCTGCAAGGCTTTGGCTGGTGCTGACTTGAAATGCCTTTGCTCTTACAAGAACTCATCAGAGTTGCCTTTTCTTGGAATTGATCGAACTCTTGCTACTTCACTTCCTGCAAAGTGCAATCTCACTCCCCCAGATAATTGCTCATAA
- the LOC114424432 gene encoding uncharacterized protein LOC114424432 — MEEWYYKKSQVPAFGSWDWNDNLPFTQCFESARQAGLLRCSNYSESEERDLYVTGDLYENNVVTPAMIVVPRRRANVVDQHEKETKLKNWISDDVDSESPSPTPLPRPTSKPVDEDLYKISPGLVYAKAKKKRGLCFFSSCLLPTCIA, encoded by the exons ATGGAA GAATGGTACTACAAGAAGAGCCAAGTGCCAGCATTTGGGAGTTGGGATTGGAACGATAACCTACCTTTCACACAGTGCTTCGAGTCAGCGAGGCAAGCTGGTTTGCTACGATGTAGTAATTACTCTGAGTCTGAGGAACGTGACCTTTATGTTACAGGGGATTTGTACGAGAATAATGTTGTCACACCCGCCATGATCGTTGTTCCTCGCAGAAGG GCAAATGTGGTTGACCAGCATGAAAAAGAAACGAAATTAAAGAATTGGATCAGTGATGATGTGGATAGTGAATCACCCAGCCCAACTCCACTGCCAAGGCCAACTTCAAAACCCGTTGATGAGGACTTGTACAAGATCTCACCGGGGCTTGTTTATGCCAAAGCTAAAAAG AAGAGAGGGTTGTGCTTCTTTTCTAGTTGCTTGTTACCAACTTGCATCGCTTGA
- the LOC114421311 gene encoding transcription factor stalky-like produces MALVGEQKHSLMVKKGPCSHCGVTHTPLWHDGPTEKPVLCSDCGSQYKLKGNLDNYFPKNPVVQSFHNKFTNVNGGKHLNVDVDQLSNYVPPTTDEDNNKSTPNVHCISAQATPLLRNGLVDKSVLHKASELSPQETPASAINAPKKLQLQPLIHKNFRNVNGGSSLNVEDEDQLSNHITPASDGDNNKSTPNVQHISPQDFGSKIPSRKRSRVVYLTPLKECMEELWKLHRNYGRHAEERILEDNVNNFIPENEIAGLGAILLKTDHDVAASADTCESSTDD; encoded by the exons A tGGCTTTAGTAGGTGAACAAAAGCATTCACTCATGGTGAAGAAAGGTCCATGTTCGCATTGCGGAGTTACTC ATACTCCACTTTGGCATGATGGACCAACTGAGAAACCAGTGTTGTGTAGCGATTGTGGATCACAATACAAGTTAAAAGGAAATTTAGACAATTATTTTCCCAAGAATCCCGTTGTTCAGTCATTCCACAATAAGTTTACAAATGTAAATGGTGGAAAACATCTCAATGTTGATGTGGACCAACTTTCAAACTATGTTCCACCAACAACTGATGAAGACAACAATAAGTCAACCCCAAATGTCCATTGCATATCCGCGCAAG CTACTCCACTTTTGCGTAACGGACTAGTTGATAAATCGGTGTTGCACAAAGCTAGTGAATTATCCCCCCAAGAAACTCCAGCTTCAGCCATTAATGCCCCCAAGAAACTCCAGCTTCAGCCATTAATCCACAAGAACTTTAGAAATGTAAATGGTGGAAGCAGTCTCAATGTTGAGGATGAGGACCAACTTTCAAACCATATTACACCTGCAAGTGATGGAGACAACAATAAATCAACCCCAAATGTCCAACACATATCACCACAAG ATTTTGGGAGCAAAATCCCTTCAAGGAAACGGTCACGGGTGGTATACCTGACACCATTGAAGGAGTGTATGGAGGAGCTTTGGAAATTACATAGAAATTATGGAAGGCATGCAGAAGAGCGTATATTGGAGGATAATGTGAACAACTTCATACCCGAAAATGAGATAGCAGGACTTGGAGCCATTCTTCTTAAGACGGATCATGATGTTGCAGCTTCTGCAGATACATGTGAATCATCCACAGATGATTGA
- the LOC114424299 gene encoding uncharacterized protein LOC114424299 isoform X1 codes for MAAQVKSFHLNSHSKKPSLPTSKMQNMSSARGEELMKGVFRKRAIDKGNNVIESDQINDSKKKSNVSGHHNQQNQGGNELMNVVRKGTEKLSIKENKCKSGPHSKVCYCAPTTHEGSFRCRLHRKKSATDDNNKSNLRLNSQYGMVEFQPQMPSAVIINGWTNEELSPEISLQENLSPLQQKVKKYNRTRIDECSGQNQDYLHRKQQTGE; via the exons ATGGCTGCACAAGTGAAGAGCTTTCACCTTAACTCCCACTCCAAGAAACCCTCTCTACC AACCAGCAAAATGCAGAACATGTCAAGTGCAAGAGGAGAAGAATTGATGAAGGGGGTGTTCAGAAAGAGGGCTATTGACAAGGGGAATAATGTGATAGAAAGCGACCAAATAAATGACTCCAAGAAAAAGTCCAATGTTTCTGGTCATCACAATCAGCAGAATCAAGGTGGAAACGAGTTGATGAATGTGGTAAGGAAAGGGACAGAGAAGTTGagcataaaagaaaacaaatgcaAATCAGGTCCACATTCAAAGGTGTGCTACTGTGCACCAACCACTCATGAAGGTTCATTCAGGTGCCGTCTCCACCGCAAGAAGTCAGCCACAGATGATAATAATAAGAGCAATCTGAGGTTGAATTCCCAGTATGGGATGGTGGAGTTTCAGCCTCAGATGCCAAG TGCTGTGATCATCAATGGCTGGACAAATGAAGAGCTTTCACCTGAAATCTCACTACAAGAAAACCTCTCACCT CTCCAGCAAAAAGTGAAAAAGTACAACAGAACAAgaattgatgaatgcagtggtCAGAACCAGGACTATTTACATAGAAAGCAGCAAACAGGGGAATGA
- the LOC114424299 gene encoding uncharacterized protein LOC114424299 isoform X2, producing the protein MQNMSSARGEELMKGVFRKRAIDKGNNVIESDQINDSKKKSNVSGHHNQQNQGGNELMNVVRKGTEKLSIKENKCKSGPHSKVCYCAPTTHEGSFRCRLHRKKSATDDNNKSNLRLNSQYGMVEFQPQMPSAVIINGWTNEELSPEISLQENLSPLQQKVKKYNRTRIDECSGQNQDYLHRKQQTGE; encoded by the exons ATGCAGAACATGTCAAGTGCAAGAGGAGAAGAATTGATGAAGGGGGTGTTCAGAAAGAGGGCTATTGACAAGGGGAATAATGTGATAGAAAGCGACCAAATAAATGACTCCAAGAAAAAGTCCAATGTTTCTGGTCATCACAATCAGCAGAATCAAGGTGGAAACGAGTTGATGAATGTGGTAAGGAAAGGGACAGAGAAGTTGagcataaaagaaaacaaatgcaAATCAGGTCCACATTCAAAGGTGTGCTACTGTGCACCAACCACTCATGAAGGTTCATTCAGGTGCCGTCTCCACCGCAAGAAGTCAGCCACAGATGATAATAATAAGAGCAATCTGAGGTTGAATTCCCAGTATGGGATGGTGGAGTTTCAGCCTCAGATGCCAAG TGCTGTGATCATCAATGGCTGGACAAATGAAGAGCTTTCACCTGAAATCTCACTACAAGAAAACCTCTCACCT CTCCAGCAAAAAGTGAAAAAGTACAACAGAACAAgaattgatgaatgcagtggtCAGAACCAGGACTATTTACATAGAAAGCAGCAAACAGGGGAATGA
- the LOC114423679 gene encoding uncharacterized protein LOC114423679, whose amino-acid sequence MCGRARCTLRADDVPRACHRSTSPTRTLHIDRYRPAYNVSPGFDVPVVRRDDASGGEGYVLQCMKWGLIPSFTKKTEKPDHYRMFNARSESIDEKASFRRLLPKSRCLVAVEGFYEWKKDGSKKQPYYIHFKDGRPLVFAALYDSWQNSEGETLYTFTIVTTSSSSALQWLHDRMPVILGSKESTDIWLSSSASSFKSVMKPYEESDLVWYPVTSAMGKASFDGPECIKEIQVKAQGNTSISMFFSKKGDESKDTKPEQKASCPEVVKTEHTEDLTESKDTKPEQKTSSHEFVKTEPTEDLRERAKTEEGGNDLKFHGSSHSQNVSMLPIKREYETFSAADSKPALANHDQISPNPAKKKEKAKTANDKQPTLFSYFGKSNH is encoded by the exons ATGTGTGGGAGAGCACGTTGTACTCTGAGAGCGGATGATGTCCCAAGGGCTTGTCACCGCAGCACTTCCCCTACTCGCACTCTTCATATCGACCG GTATAGGCCAGCGTATAATGTGTCACCGGGATTCGACGTGCCAGTGGTTCGTAGAGATGACGCGTCTGGCGGTGAAGGCTATGTTCTTCAATGCATGAAATGGGGTTTAATCCCCAGTTTTACAAAGAAGACAGAGAAGCCTGATCACTACAGGATG TTTAATGCTCGATCTGAATCTATAGATGAAAAGGCATCATTTCGCCGTCTGCTTCCTAAAAGCAGGTGCCTTGTGGCAGTAGAAGG attttatgagtggaaaaaggaTGGTTCAAAGAAACAGCCTTACTATATTCACTTCAAAGATGGACGACCACTTGTCTTTGCTGCTCTTTATGACTCATGGCAAAATTCTGAAG GTGAAACACTATATACATTCACTATTGTTACAACCTCTTCATCTTCAGCACTTCAGTGGCTTCATG ACAGGATGCCTGTTATTTTGGGCAGCAAGGAATCAACTGATATTTGGCTAAGCAGTTCTGCTTCCAGTTTTAAGAGTGTGATGAAGCCATATGAAGAATCTGATTTG GTGTGGTACCCAGTGACATCTGCTATGGGCAAGGCATCATTTGATGGACCTGAGTGCATAAAGGAG ATTCAAGTAAAAGCACAAGGGAACACTTCAATCTCTatgttcttttcaaaaaaaGGAGATGAAAGTAAAGACACAAAGCCAGAACAGAAAGCATCATGTCCTGAAGTTGTCAAAACTGAACATACAGAAGACCTGACTGAAAGTAAAGACACAAAGCCAGAGCAGAAAACATCAAGTCATGAATTTGTCAAGACTGAACCTACAGAAGACTTGAGAGAAAGAGCTAAAACTGAGGAGGGAGGCAATGACTTAAAATTCCATGGTTCTTCCCATTCTCAAAATGTTTCTATGCTCCCAATTAAGCGTGAGTATGAGACATTTTCGGCTGCTGATTCAAAGCCAGCATTGGCAAATCATGATCAGATAAGTCCAAACCctgcaaagaaaaaggaaaaagcaaAGACTGCTAATGATAAACAACCAACCCTGTTTTCATACTTTGGAAAAAGTAACCACTAA
- the LOC114424557 gene encoding uncharacterized protein LOC114424557 has protein sequence MLKRGGVTISMLSNSTMLVGLCRPQRRRLRRRRGSSIRLGNRRRGFCLGSRPVVQWGVMAPLRMLKKIIMEITPKGHWLEAYCWSLPLLRPQLFPLC, from the coding sequence ATGCTCAAGAGAGGTGGTGTAACAATTTCAATGTTGTCAAATTCTACAATGTTGGTAGGGTTGTGCCGTCCTCAGCGGCGGCGGCTCCGGCGGCGGAGAGGCAGCAGCATCCGGCTAGGGAACAGGAGAAGAGGGTTCTGCCTTGGATCACGTCCAGTGGTGCAATGGGGTGTCATGGCTCCTCTTAGGATGTTAAAGAAGATCATCATGGAAATTACACCAAAGGGGCATTGGTTAGAGGCTTATTGTTGgtctctacctcttttacgcCCACAACTATTCCCCCTTTGTTAA